One region of Skermanella mucosa genomic DNA includes:
- a CDS encoding ABC transporter permease, translating into MGEIADLLLSATFWAATLRIATPYILGTLGELVCERAGVLNLGIEGIMTLGALAGWMAVYQGAGLWTGVLVAALAGALLGLLHALLTVPLGLSQHVTGIGVTLLGTSLSYYVYRMALPQVSTPPTVEPFQPFAVPVLSDIPVIGPALFTQTPLTYAALAAVALVAWVLYRTPAGLAVRMVGENPAAAEAQGIDVTAVRVGAVMCGSALMAVGGAFLTLSAFNAFFFNMINGRGWICIALVVFASWRPGKALLGAVLFAAFDAFQLRLQQIVGPALPYQVFLMLPYLLSILALVVMSRRAAYPRALMIPFRKGERH; encoded by the coding sequence ATGGGCGAGATCGCCGACCTGCTGCTGTCCGCCACCTTCTGGGCGGCGACGCTGCGCATCGCGACCCCCTATATCCTGGGCACGCTGGGCGAGCTGGTGTGCGAGCGGGCCGGGGTGCTGAACCTCGGCATCGAGGGGATCATGACGCTGGGCGCGCTGGCCGGCTGGATGGCGGTCTACCAGGGCGCCGGCCTGTGGACCGGCGTGCTGGTCGCGGCTCTGGCGGGCGCGCTGCTCGGGCTCCTGCACGCGCTGCTGACGGTGCCGCTCGGGCTGTCGCAGCATGTCACCGGGATCGGCGTGACCCTGCTGGGCACCAGCCTGTCCTATTACGTCTATCGAATGGCGCTGCCCCAGGTCTCGACCCCGCCCACGGTCGAGCCGTTCCAGCCCTTCGCCGTGCCCGTGCTGTCCGACATCCCGGTGATCGGGCCGGCGCTGTTCACCCAGACGCCGCTGACCTACGCGGCGCTGGCGGCGGTGGCACTGGTCGCCTGGGTGCTCTACCGGACCCCGGCGGGGCTGGCGGTGCGCATGGTCGGCGAGAACCCGGCGGCGGCCGAGGCGCAGGGGATCGACGTGACCGCGGTGCGGGTCGGCGCCGTGATGTGCGGAAGCGCGCTGATGGCGGTCGGCGGGGCCTTCCTGACGCTGTCGGCGTTCAACGCCTTCTTCTTCAACATGATCAACGGCCGGGGCTGGATCTGCATCGCGCTGGTGGTATTCGCGTCCTGGCGGCCGGGCAAGGCGCTGCTGGGCGCCGTGCTGTTCGCCGCCTTCGACGCATTCCAGCTTCGGCTCCAGCAAATCGTCGGGCCGGCCCTGCCGTACCAGGTGTTCCTGATGCTGCCTTACCTGCTGAGCATCCTGGCCCTGGTGGTGATGTCCCGGCGCGCGGCCTATCCGCGGGCGCTGATGATCCCGTTCCGCAAAGGGGAGCGACACTGA
- a CDS encoding BMP family protein, translating into MERMIGRRAVLAVAGALAGAVALGSGAAGALAQAKVKVAGVYTVPIEQQWVGRIHKALKEAEGRGEIEYVWAESVAATDYERVLRQYAEGGQQLIVGEAFAVERPARAVAKDYPKTAFLMGSSFGPVANNFSVFDNYIQEPAYLTGMIAGAMSKSGIIGMVGGYPIPEVNRLMNAFMDGAKEVKPDIKFMVSFIGSWFDPPKAKEAAFAMIDRGADILYAERFGVSDAAKERGKLAIGNVIDTQPQYPETVVASALWHMEPTIFRAIAAVREGKFIGEDYGQFSTMKFMGSSLAPLGTFEGKVPAEAVAKVREREQQIRAGTFAVKVNDGEPKSSM; encoded by the coding sequence ATGGAACGGATGATCGGGCGGCGGGCCGTGCTGGCGGTGGCTGGAGCCCTGGCGGGCGCGGTGGCCCTGGGGAGCGGCGCCGCCGGCGCCCTGGCGCAGGCGAAGGTCAAGGTCGCGGGCGTTTACACCGTTCCGATCGAGCAGCAGTGGGTCGGCCGCATCCATAAGGCGCTGAAGGAAGCCGAGGGCCGCGGCGAGATCGAGTATGTCTGGGCCGAGTCCGTCGCCGCGACCGACTATGAGCGGGTGCTGAGGCAATATGCCGAGGGCGGCCAGCAGCTGATCGTCGGCGAGGCCTTCGCGGTCGAGCGGCCGGCGCGCGCCGTCGCCAAGGACTATCCCAAGACGGCCTTCCTGATGGGGTCCAGCTTCGGGCCGGTGGCGAACAACTTCTCGGTCTTCGACAACTATATCCAGGAGCCGGCCTACCTGACCGGGATGATCGCGGGCGCCATGTCCAAGTCGGGCATCATCGGCATGGTCGGCGGCTACCCGATCCCCGAGGTCAACCGCCTGATGAACGCCTTCATGGACGGCGCCAAGGAGGTCAAGCCCGACATCAAGTTCATGGTCAGCTTCATCGGCTCCTGGTTCGACCCGCCCAAGGCCAAGGAAGCCGCCTTCGCGATGATCGACCGGGGCGCCGACATCCTTTATGCCGAGCGCTTCGGCGTGTCGGACGCCGCCAAGGAGCGCGGCAAGCTCGCCATCGGCAACGTCATCGACACCCAGCCGCAGTACCCGGAGACTGTGGTCGCCAGCGCCCTGTGGCACATGGAGCCGACCATCTTCCGGGCCATCGCGGCGGTGCGCGAGGGCAAGTTCATCGGCGAGGACTACGGCCAGTTCAGCACCATGAAGTTCATGGGGTCGAGCCTGGCGCCGCTCGGCACCTTCGAGGGCAAGGTCCCGGCGGAGGCGGTGGCGAAGGTCAGGGAGCGCGAGCAGCAGATCCGCGCCGGGACCTTCGCCGTCAAGGTGAACGACGGCGAGCCCAAGTCGTCGATGTAG
- a CDS encoding GlxA family transcriptional regulator yields MTTILRPRMAVLAYPDVQILDVAGPLQVFCHAGYPVEIIGLEAGPLRTSSGMQLVAERGFAEVSGGIDTLLVAGGVGVGTPASDPRVLDWLRGMRPRVRRLGSVCSGAFVLAAAGVLDGRRAVTHWARCDEFRAAFPRVRLEPDALHIRDGDIYTSAGVTAGMDLALAMVEEDRGHRAALEIARQLVLFLKRPGGQSQFSSHVMAEAGAGSPVRAVQDWIVANPSADLRVEALADRAGMSPRNFARVFQRETGTTPQKFVEGARLDAARARLERTRDPVERIAEAAGFGTAETMRRTFLRRLGVTPQDYRSHFRAEAAVPAA; encoded by the coding sequence ATGACGACGATCCTTCGCCCCCGCATGGCCGTTCTGGCCTATCCCGATGTCCAGATCCTCGACGTGGCCGGACCGCTCCAGGTGTTCTGCCATGCCGGATACCCGGTCGAGATCATCGGGCTGGAGGCCGGTCCGCTGCGCACCTCGTCGGGGATGCAACTGGTCGCGGAGCGCGGCTTCGCGGAGGTCTCCGGCGGGATCGACACACTTCTGGTGGCGGGCGGCGTGGGCGTCGGAACGCCTGCCTCGGATCCCCGCGTCCTGGACTGGCTGCGCGGGATGCGCCCGCGCGTGCGGCGACTCGGGTCGGTCTGCTCCGGCGCCTTCGTGCTGGCCGCGGCGGGGGTGCTCGACGGACGCCGGGCGGTGACCCACTGGGCCCGGTGCGACGAATTCCGGGCGGCGTTCCCGCGGGTGCGGCTGGAGCCGGACGCCTTGCATATCCGCGATGGCGACATCTACACCTCCGCCGGGGTGACCGCCGGCATGGACCTGGCGCTGGCCATGGTCGAGGAGGACCGCGGCCACCGGGCGGCGCTGGAGATCGCGCGGCAGCTCGTGCTGTTCCTCAAGCGGCCGGGCGGGCAGTCGCAATTCAGCAGCCACGTGATGGCGGAGGCCGGCGCCGGGTCGCCGGTCCGCGCCGTGCAGGACTGGATTGTCGCGAACCCGTCGGCGGACCTCCGGGTCGAGGCGCTGGCGGACCGCGCCGGCATGAGCCCGCGCAACTTCGCCCGCGTCTTCCAGCGGGAGACCGGCACGACGCCCCAGAAATTCGTCGAGGGCGCCCGCCTCGACGCCGCCCGCGCCCGACTTGAACGCACCCGCGACCCGGTGGAGCGGATCGCGGAGGCGGCGGGCTTCGGCACGGCCGAGACCATGCGCCGGACCTTCCTGCGCCGGCTGGGCGTGACGCCGCAGGATTACCGCAGCCATTTCCGGGCCGAAGCGGCGGTGCCGGCGGCCTGA
- a CDS encoding CsbD family protein — protein sequence MTDDRTEGSMKKMKGDLKEGAGNLTGDSKLQSEGKSDKAEGKIQNVIGGIKDALTGKK from the coding sequence ATGACCGACGACCGGACCGAAGGCTCGATGAAGAAGATGAAGGGCGATCTGAAGGAAGGCGCCGGCAACCTGACCGGCGACAGCAAGCTCCAGTCCGAGGGCAAGTCCGACAAGGCCGAAGGCAAGATCCAGAACGTCATCGGCGGCATCAAGGACGCGCTGACCGGCAAGAAGTGA
- a CDS encoding ABC transporter permease, translated as MLFEPRAHPSAALRVLAPAGAVVAALALCAALIAWTGTGVGEAYALLFQGALGSQFALAETLTRATPLMLTGLAAAVAFRAKLWNIGAEGQLYAGALVAVILGGGLVDLPGWALLPAALLGGALAGSALLVGPTVLKTRLGVDEVVTTLLLNFIVLLFVSMMLEGPLKDPMGMGWPQSAPVLPEAELPRLLERSRLHAGLVLALVAAVALWIMNTRTTWGYEIKAVGANPAAAGFAGIPVNRVMLKVAVLSGGLAGLAGAAEIAGLRGYLTLDLSPGFGYSGIVVAMLAQLHPLGVVAASVFVAAVFVGADAMSRTVAVPNYIAEVLVAVSLLCVLVSSFLVRYRIRRSP; from the coding sequence ATGCTTTTTGAACCGAGGGCGCATCCGTCCGCGGCCTTGCGAGTGCTGGCCCCGGCCGGGGCGGTCGTCGCGGCGCTGGCGCTGTGCGCGGCGCTGATCGCCTGGACCGGGACCGGCGTGGGGGAGGCGTACGCGCTGCTGTTCCAGGGCGCGCTGGGCAGCCAATTCGCCTTGGCCGAGACGCTGACCCGGGCGACGCCGCTGATGCTGACCGGGCTGGCGGCGGCGGTGGCGTTCCGCGCCAAGCTGTGGAACATCGGCGCCGAGGGGCAGCTCTATGCCGGGGCTTTGGTCGCCGTCATCCTGGGCGGCGGGTTGGTGGACCTGCCGGGCTGGGCGCTGCTGCCGGCCGCGCTGCTGGGCGGCGCGCTGGCCGGCTCGGCCCTGCTGGTCGGCCCGACGGTGCTGAAGACGAGGCTGGGCGTGGACGAGGTGGTGACCACGCTGCTGCTGAACTTCATCGTGCTGCTGTTCGTCTCCATGATGCTGGAAGGGCCGCTGAAGGACCCGATGGGCATGGGCTGGCCGCAGAGCGCCCCGGTCCTTCCGGAAGCGGAGCTGCCGCGCCTGCTGGAGCGGTCGCGGCTGCATGCCGGGCTGGTCCTGGCCTTGGTCGCGGCGGTCGCGCTGTGGATCATGAACACCCGGACGACATGGGGCTACGAGATCAAGGCGGTGGGCGCCAACCCGGCGGCGGCGGGCTTCGCCGGCATCCCGGTCAACCGGGTGATGCTGAAGGTCGCCGTGCTGTCGGGCGGACTGGCCGGGCTGGCCGGCGCCGCCGAGATCGCCGGCCTCCGGGGCTATCTGACCCTCGACCTGTCGCCCGGCTTCGGCTACAGCGGGATCGTGGTCGCGATGCTGGCGCAGCTCCACCCGCTGGGGGTGGTCGCGGCCTCGGTGTTCGTGGCGGCGGTCTTCGTCGGCGCCGACGCCATGAGCCGGACCGTGGCCGTGCCGAACTATATCGCGGAGGTGCTGGTCGCGGTCAGCCTGCTCTGCGTGCTGGTGTCGTCCTTCCTGGTCCGCTATCGCATCCGGCGGTCGCCGTGA
- a CDS encoding MFS transporter has protein sequence MWILREGRDALILCVCQALFWAGLMISITLTGLIGQIIAPAAALATFPVGLLMVSNIALARPISLLMQRHGRRAGFSAGALAGAAGGVICAIGIFRADFLIFCLGNLVLGAHQAAAQYYRLAAVDRVEPERRGRAVSLVLAGGIAAALVAPPLALWTKDLFAPVLFAGSFLALSALSVLTLVPLALMAPRGAQAAEVAGQGRPMAEIARQPVFLAALASAAVGHAVMVLVMHATPLAMVACNLTVGDAAGTIRAHVLGMFVPSFFTGRLIDRLGAPAISALGAVILGLSAAVSAWDQQLLHFQAGLVLLGVGWNFMYIAGTTLLTRSYRPEERGRVQGFAETTIAACAAVASFGSAGLLGALGWQAVNYGALPFLAAALAVTLWYAAGSRRERRTVLP, from the coding sequence ATGTGGATCCTGCGTGAGGGCCGCGACGCCCTGATTCTCTGCGTCTGCCAGGCGCTTTTCTGGGCCGGCCTGATGATCAGCATCACCCTGACCGGGCTGATCGGCCAGATCATCGCGCCGGCCGCGGCGCTCGCGACCTTTCCCGTGGGCCTGCTGATGGTGTCGAACATCGCGCTGGCCCGGCCGATCTCGCTGCTGATGCAGCGGCACGGGCGCCGGGCGGGCTTTTCCGCCGGGGCGCTGGCCGGGGCGGCCGGGGGCGTGATCTGCGCGATCGGCATCTTCCGCGCCGACTTCCTGATCTTCTGCCTGGGCAACCTCGTCCTGGGAGCGCATCAGGCGGCGGCCCAGTACTACCGGCTGGCGGCGGTGGACCGGGTGGAGCCGGAGCGGCGCGGCCGGGCGGTTTCGCTGGTGCTGGCCGGCGGCATCGCCGCGGCCCTGGTGGCGCCGCCGCTGGCGCTCTGGACCAAGGACCTGTTCGCCCCGGTGCTGTTCGCCGGCTCGTTCCTGGCCCTGTCCGCGCTGAGCGTCCTGACGCTGGTCCCGCTGGCCCTGATGGCGCCCCGCGGGGCGCAGGCCGCCGAGGTGGCGGGGCAGGGGCGGCCGATGGCGGAAATCGCCCGGCAGCCGGTGTTCCTGGCGGCCCTGGCGAGCGCCGCGGTCGGCCATGCCGTGATGGTGCTGGTGATGCACGCCACGCCGCTGGCCATGGTCGCGTGCAACCTCACCGTCGGCGACGCGGCCGGCACGATCCGGGCCCACGTGCTGGGCATGTTCGTGCCGTCCTTCTTCACCGGGCGCCTGATCGACCGCCTGGGGGCGCCGGCAATCTCGGCCCTGGGCGCCGTCATCCTGGGGCTGAGCGCCGCCGTCTCCGCCTGGGACCAGCAACTGCTGCACTTCCAGGCCGGGCTGGTGCTGCTCGGCGTAGGGTGGAACTTCATGTATATCGCCGGAACCACCCTGCTGACCCGGTCCTATCGCCCGGAGGAACGCGGCAGGGTGCAGGGCTTCGCCGAGACCACCATCGCGGCCTGCGCCGCCGTCGCCTCCTTCGGGTCCGCCGGCCTGCTGGGCGCGCTGGGCTGGCAGGCGGTCAATTACGGCGCCCTGCCGTTCCTGGCGGCGGCGCTGGCTGTGACGCTGTGGTACGCCGCCGGTTCCCGGCGGGAGCGGCGGACGGTGCTTCCATAG
- a CDS encoding ABC transporter ATP-binding protein, with protein MSQSTSTGERDVVLRLAGITKRFGPLVANDDVSLELRGGQVMALLGENGAGKTTLMNILFGHYVADAGHIEAFGRPLPPGSPKAALAAGICMVHQHFTLADNLSVLDNVILGTEPLWRLRSDRGRGRRRLAELAERFGLAVDPDARVGSLSVGERQRVEILKALYRDARILILDEPTAVLTPQESDRLFATLKLLTAEGLAVIFISHKMNEVMAASDVVGVLRGGRLVALRRTAETSRGELAELMIGRTLKAPTVEPLDAGEPVLVLSGVTVAAGGKPALDAVDLTVRRHQIVGIAGVSGNGQSVLADLVSGLIVPGAGRLQVLGDEVRSAAPGDMIRRGVARIPEDRHATGLVGDMAVWENLIAERYRLPEFSRLGFLKRGAARERAESVIRDYDVRCPGPDAVSRLLSGGNMQKLILGRTLSYGPGLILANQPTRGLDVGAVAYVHERLLDARAAGAGVLLISEDLDEILSLADQVAVIHRGRLSPLQPRAGVTIRRLGLAMAGHWEELSEAN; from the coding sequence GTGTCGCAGTCCACTTCCACCGGCGAGCGGGACGTCGTCCTCCGGCTCGCCGGCATCACCAAGCGTTTCGGGCCGCTGGTCGCCAACGACGATGTCTCGCTGGAGCTTCGCGGCGGCCAGGTGATGGCCCTGCTGGGCGAGAACGGCGCCGGCAAGACCACGCTGATGAACATCCTGTTCGGCCACTACGTGGCCGACGCGGGGCATATCGAGGCGTTCGGCCGGCCGCTGCCGCCGGGCTCGCCCAAGGCGGCCCTGGCCGCCGGCATCTGCATGGTCCATCAGCATTTCACGCTGGCCGACAACCTGTCGGTCCTGGACAACGTGATCCTGGGGACGGAGCCGCTCTGGCGCCTCCGGTCGGACCGCGGCCGGGGCCGGCGCAGGCTGGCGGAGCTGGCGGAGCGGTTCGGCCTCGCGGTTGATCCCGACGCCCGGGTGGGATCGCTGTCGGTCGGCGAGCGCCAGCGGGTCGAGATCCTGAAGGCGCTGTACCGCGACGCCCGCATCCTGATCCTGGACGAGCCGACCGCCGTCCTGACCCCTCAGGAGAGCGACCGGTTGTTCGCGACCCTGAAGCTGCTGACGGCGGAAGGCCTGGCGGTCATCTTCATCAGCCACAAGATGAACGAGGTCATGGCCGCCAGCGACGTGGTCGGCGTGTTGCGCGGCGGGCGCCTGGTGGCGCTCCGGCGCACCGCGGAGACCAGCCGGGGGGAGCTGGCCGAGCTGATGATCGGCCGCACCCTGAAGGCCCCGACCGTCGAGCCCCTGGACGCCGGGGAGCCGGTGCTGGTCCTGTCAGGCGTCACCGTGGCGGCGGGAGGCAAACCCGCGCTGGACGCAGTCGACCTGACCGTCCGCCGGCACCAGATCGTCGGCATCGCCGGTGTCTCGGGCAACGGGCAGTCCGTCCTGGCCGACCTGGTCAGCGGCCTGATCGTCCCCGGCGCCGGGCGGCTCCAGGTGCTGGGCGACGAAGTCCGATCGGCCGCGCCGGGCGACATGATCCGCCGCGGGGTGGCGCGCATCCCGGAGGACCGGCACGCGACCGGGCTGGTCGGCGACATGGCGGTGTGGGAGAACCTGATCGCCGAGCGCTACCGGCTGCCGGAATTCTCCCGCCTGGGATTCCTGAAGCGGGGGGCCGCGCGCGAGCGGGCGGAAAGCGTCATCCGGGACTACGACGTGCGCTGCCCGGGGCCGGACGCGGTGTCGCGCCTGCTGTCGGGCGGCAACATGCAGAAGCTGATCCTGGGCCGGACGCTGAGCTACGGCCCGGGGCTGATCCTGGCCAACCAGCCGACCCGGGGCCTCGACGTCGGCGCCGTGGCCTATGTCCACGAACGGCTGCTGGACGCCCGCGCCGCCGGGGCCGGCGTACTGTTGATCTCGGAGGACCTGGACGAGATCCTGTCGCTGGCCGACCAGGTCGCCGTGATCCACCGCGGCAGGCTGTCTCCCCTCCAGCCGCGCGCCGGAGTTACTATCCGCCGATTGGGGCTGGCGATGGCCGGGCATTGGGAAGAACTGTCGGAAGCGAATTGA
- a CDS encoding amidohydrolase family protein, which produces MFDLIVRNANLPDGRTGIDIGVAGGRIAAVQPALDAQAGEEIDATGRLVTPPFVDAHFHMDATLSYGLPRVNRSGTLLEGIALWGELKPLLTREALVERALEYCDWAVGRGLLAIRSHVDICDPRLLAVEALLEVRQRVAPYIDLQLVAFPQDGYLRYANAPELLERALDMGVDVVGGIPHFERTMADGAASVRMLCEIAAERGLRVDMHCDETDDPLSRHVETLAYETRRLGLGGRVVGSHLTSMHSMDNYYVSKLIPLMAEAGLGVISNPLINITIQGRHDTYPRRRGMTRVPELMAAGLTVAFGHDCVMDPWYSLGSGDMLEVAHMGLHVAQMTSVDGMNACFRAVTENPARLMGLEGYGLEVGCNADMVVLQARDPVEAIRLKATRLFVLRRGRVISRTAPAEALLSLDGRPERVGFATGVR; this is translated from the coding sequence ATGTTCGACCTGATCGTCCGCAACGCCAACCTGCCCGACGGCAGGACCGGCATCGATATCGGCGTGGCCGGCGGTCGCATCGCCGCCGTGCAGCCGGCGCTCGACGCCCAGGCCGGGGAGGAGATCGACGCGACCGGACGGCTGGTGACGCCGCCCTTCGTCGATGCCCACTTCCACATGGACGCGACGCTGAGCTACGGCCTGCCGCGGGTCAACCGCTCCGGCACGCTGCTGGAGGGCATCGCCCTGTGGGGCGAGCTGAAGCCGCTGCTGACCCGCGAGGCGCTGGTCGAGCGGGCGCTGGAATACTGCGACTGGGCGGTCGGGCGCGGGCTGCTGGCGATCCGCAGCCACGTGGACATCTGCGACCCGCGCCTGCTGGCGGTGGAGGCGCTGCTGGAGGTCCGGCAGCGGGTGGCGCCCTATATCGACCTTCAGCTCGTGGCCTTCCCGCAGGACGGCTATCTCCGCTACGCGAACGCCCCGGAACTGCTGGAGCGGGCGCTGGACATGGGCGTCGACGTGGTCGGCGGCATCCCGCATTTCGAACGCACCATGGCGGACGGGGCGGCGTCGGTCCGAATGCTGTGCGAGATCGCGGCCGAGCGCGGCCTGCGGGTGGACATGCATTGCGACGAGACCGACGACCCCCTGTCGCGGCATGTCGAGACCCTGGCCTACGAGACCCGGCGGCTCGGCCTCGGCGGCCGGGTGGTGGGCTCGCACCTGACGTCCATGCACTCGATGGACAATTACTATGTCAGCAAGCTGATCCCGCTGATGGCCGAGGCCGGCCTGGGCGTGATCTCCAACCCGCTGATCAACATCACCATCCAGGGCCGCCACGACACCTATCCCCGGCGCCGCGGCATGACCCGGGTGCCGGAGCTGATGGCCGCCGGCCTGACCGTCGCCTTCGGCCATGACTGCGTGATGGATCCCTGGTACTCGCTGGGTTCCGGCGACATGCTGGAAGTCGCCCACATGGGGCTCCACGTCGCGCAGATGACCTCGGTGGACGGCATGAACGCCTGCTTCCGCGCCGTGACCGAGAACCCGGCGCGCCTGATGGGCCTGGAGGGCTACGGGCTGGAAGTGGGCTGCAACGCCGACATGGTGGTGCTCCAGGCCCGCGACCCGGTCGAGGCGATCCGCCTGAAGGCGACCCGGCTGTTCGTGCTGCGGCGCGGCCGTGTGATCAGCCGGACGGCCCCGGCGGAAGCGCTGCTGAGCCTGGACGGCAGGCCGGAGCGGGTGGGGTTCGCGACGGGCGTGCGGTGA